A portion of the Lolium rigidum isolate FL_2022 chromosome 1, APGP_CSIRO_Lrig_0.1, whole genome shotgun sequence genome contains these proteins:
- the LOC124673309 gene encoding protein DJ-1 homolog C — MFPASKSLLSPASLPAMATRPPPYLPASCAPYSRPPPLCSVARATAPLSAAATAVSSPPSTTKKVLVPIAMGTEEMEAVILAGVLRRAGADVTLASVEDELEVEASCGTHIVADKPIAACADQVFDLVALPGGMPGSVRLRDNEILQSITVRQAEEKRLYGAICAAPAIVLMPWGLHRGKKVTCHPSFIGDLPTFRAVESNVQISGELTTSRGPGTTFQFALSFVKQLFGPHAAEDMESTLMAQIDADLERSTEVNKVEWSFDHNPQVLIPIANGSEEMEIIMLADILRRANINVVLASVEKSTSIVGCQRMEIVADKCILGASESKYDLIILPGGPAGAERLHKSKILQKLLKEQKQACRIYGAVSYSPLILQRQGLLQDKKATAHPDIVNQLTCQVIDRSKVVIDGNLITGKGLGTVIDFSLAIIRKFFGHRRAKLVANGIVFDYPNS; from the exons ATGTTCCCCGCGTCTAAATCTCTCCTGTCCCCGGCCTCACTTCCTGCCATGGCGACTCGGCCGCCGCCATACCTACCAGCCAGCTGCGCTCCTTACTCGCGGCCACCGCCACTCTGCTCCGTGGCGCGGGCCACCGCCCCTCTCTCCGccgccgcaacggccgtctcatcGCCGCCCTCTACCACGAAGAAG GTTCTCGTGCCTATCGCCATGGGCACCGAGGAGATGGAGGCGGTCATCCTGGCCGGCGTTCTCCGGCGAGCCGGCGCAGACGTGACGCTGGCCTCCGTGGAGGACGAACTCGAGGTGGAGGCGTCGTGTGGCACACACATCGTCGCGGACAAGCCCATTGCCGCCTGCGCCGACCAGGTGTTCGACCTTGTGGCTCTACCG GGAGGAATGCCTGGTTCGGTGCGGTTGAGAGACAACGAGATCCTTCAGAGTATCACGGTTAGACAGGCCGAGGAGAAAAGGTTGTATGGTGCTATATGTGCTGCACCAGCTATTGTTCTCATGCCATGGGGTCTTCACAGGGGAAAAAAG GTCACCTGCCATCCGTCCTTCATAGGAGATCTCCCAACATTTCGAGCTGTTGAATCAAATGTTCAGATTTCAGGAGAGCTTACGACTAGTCGTGGTCCAGGGACAACATTTCAGTTTGCTTTATCATTCGTCAAGCAACTATTCGGGCCTCATGCAGCTGAAGATATGGAAAGTACATTG ATGGCACAAATTGATGCTGATCTTGAGAGAAGTACAGAAGTCAACAAAGTTGAGTGGTCCTTTGATCACAACCCTCAG GTTCTCATTCCGATTGCAAATGGGTCAGAGGAGATGGAGATCATAATGTTGGCGGATATTTTAAGACGGGCAAACATAAATGTGGTGTTGGCATCTGTTGAAAAATCTACAAGTATTGTTGGATGTCAAAGGATGGAGATTGTTGCTGATAAATGCATTCTGGGTGCTTCTGAGTCAAAATATGATCTAATCATTCTGCCC GGAGGACCTGCTGGAGCTGAGCGGTTGCACAAGTCCAAAATCTTACAGAAGTTACTCAAGGAGCAAAAGCAAGCATGCAGAATTTATGGTGCGGTCTCTTATTCTCCACTGATCTTGCAGAGGCAAGGCTTACTTCAG GATAAAAAAGCAACAGCTCATCCCGACATAGTCAACCAGCTCACTTGCCAAGTTATTGACCGATCAAAGGTTGTGATTGACGGAAATTTGATTACCGGGAAGGGTCTTGGGACAGTCATTGATTTTTCCCTGGCTATTATTAGAAAATTCTTTGGCCATAGACGAGCCAAACTTGTGGCAAATGGAATAGTTTTTGATTACCCCAATAGCTAA
- the LOC124682383 gene encoding zinc finger protein ZPR1-like, translated as MASSGEEGPVVVDLRSAAESAGGEDAHATPLHEMESLCMRCGENGTTRVLLTLIPHFREVVLMAFECPHCNERNNEIQFAGQIQQKGCCYTLKVPMGQSKVLNRQVVKSDSATIKIPELDFEIPPEAQRGTLSTVEGSIMRAISELQELQDERKKVDPQKAEAIDQFLVKLRCLGSGEAAFTFILDDPSGNSFIENPHAPSPDPLLSLRFYERTSEEQAALGFLAEPTKEPGESSHDASTVEANSGGQRMPHGSVGAVAGRRAIAQGNSDEISAALYRYSAPEEVDTLPSSCSACTAQCVTRFFSTKIPYFREVILMATTCDVCGYRNSELKPGGAIPAKGKKTTLHVQEFKDLSRDVIKSDSAAVYVPELELELSAGTLGGMVTTVEGLIVKICEALERVHGFQLGDSTHEWEKKKWDDFQEKLAKLLNLEEPWTLIIDDALAASFIAPATDLIEEDKQLTIEEYERSSEQNDELGLNDMDTSSADMAYNTTST; from the exons ATGGCGAGCTCCGGCGAGGAAGGGCCCGTGGTGGTGGACCTCCGATCCGCGGCGGAGTCGGCGGGCGGCGAGGACGCGCACGCCACGCCGCTCCACGAGATGGAGTCCCTCTGCATGCGCTGCGGCGAGAAC GGCACGACGAGGGTGCTGCTGACTCTGATTCCGCACTTCCGGGAG GTTGTTCTGATGGCTTTTGAGTGCCCACATTGTAACGAAAG GAACAACGAAATTCAGTTTGCTGGACAGATCCAGCAAAAGGGATGTTGCTACACCTTGAAAGTCCCCATGGGGCAGAGCAAG GTATTGAACCGTCAGGTTGTCAAATCTGATTCAGCAACTATTAAG ATTCCAGAATTGGACTTCGAGATCCCTCCAGAAGCTCAACGTGGAACACTTTCAACA GTGGAAGGGAGCATTATGCGAGCTATCAGTGAGTTGCAGGAACTTCAGGATGAAAGAAAG AAAGTGGATCCTCAAAAGGCTGAAGCTATTGATCAGTTTTTAGTAAAACTGAGATGTCTTGGATCAGGAGAAGCTGCTTTTACCTTTATTCTTGATGATCCTTCTGGAAACAGCTTCATTGAGAACCC GCATGCACCTTCGCCAGATCCTTTGTTATCTTTGAGATTCTATGAGAGGACATCTGAAGAGCAAGCAGCACTTGGTTTTCTCGCTGAACCAACCAAAGAACCTGGGGAGTCTTCTCATGATGCTTCAACAGTGGAAGCAAACTCTGGTGGGCAGCGGATGCCACATGGTTCAGTTGGAGCTGTTGCAGGTCGCCGTGCTATAGCTCAGGGAAACTCTGATGAAATTAGCGCAGCCTTGTATAGATATTCAGCACCAGAAGAG GTTGATACTTTGCCATCATCATGTAGTGCCTGTACTGCTCAGTGTGTCACTCGATTCTTTTCTAcaa AAATCCCATATTTTCGGGAGGTAATTCTTATGGCTACAACATGTGATGTGTGTGGTTATCGCAACTCAGAG TTGAAACCTGGTGGTGCAATCCCAGCTAAAGGAAAGAAAACTACACTACATGTGCAAGAATTTAAAGATCTTAGTCGTGATGTCATTAAG TCAGATTCGGCTGCGGTGTATGTACCTGAACTTGAGTTGGAGCTATCAGCCGGAACACTGGGTGGCATGGTGACAACAGTTGAAGGCTTAATTGTGAAAATATGCGAGG CGCTGGAGAGAGTTCATGGATTCCAGTTGGGTGATAGCACACATGAATGGGAAAAGAAGAAATGGGATGACTTCCAAGAGAAATTAGCAAAG cttctTAATTTAGAAGAGCCATGGACCTTAATTATTGATGATGCTTTGGCGGCTTCATTTATTGCTCCAGCCACAGATTTGATAGAAGAGGACAAGCAACTAACGA TTGAGGAGTATGAGAGGAGCTCGGAGCAAAACGATGAGCTGGGCTTGAATGACATGGACACGTCCTCTGCGGACATGGCTTACAACACGACCAGCACCTGA
- the LOC124682384 gene encoding uncharacterized protein LOC124682384 has product MNKGLGVSPQSRSGVLTSPGTPSYVRRGTAVAGYQQGWTSERVPLPSNGHIRHPGGGSMALPYNNGRVLPSKWEDAERWIFSPNPHDALSRNSVPQHRRPKSKSGPLGPPGRFGAPYSSVSSSTLLLDSSGVGNQAVHSPFLPGVFLPEHVSGGSSNSGDDRRGASGEDSSNGRGGRSGPGNGGYPSVWYTRAHHLFDSSLQSQPLPTSQEYAQDGQVTNDLATSNAPLILRKDVATQTSPDLSRSSSPNTRPSFSRTLSVQQVKEMGSCFSKLEIKDVQMDDRVTLTRWSKKHVSRGSDKNSTNIIEWKRKTMESKSSTWEVTETAKCISKIDAEEAKLTAWESIQKAKAEAAIQKLVIKLEKKRSYSLEKIFNTLRSAHRKTQVVRSTTTAKHDQQISRTVKRTSHLNKNGQMSSLSGCFTCQAF; this is encoded by the exons ATGAACAAGGGGTTAGGCGTGTCACCGCAGAGCAGATCAGGGGTGCTAACCAGCCCAGGAACACCGAGCTACGTCCGGCGTGGCACGGCGGTTGCCGGGTACCAGCAGGGGTGGACTTCCGAGAGGGTGCCCCTGCCTTCAAACGGCCACATAAGGCATCCGGGCGGTGGCAGCATGGCATTGCCTTACAACAATGGGAGGGTACTGCCCTCGAAATGGGAGGACGCAGAGAGGTGGATCTTCAGCCCGAATCCCCACGACGCGCTTAGCAGAAACTCGGTGCCGCAGCACCGGCGACCAAAGTCCAAGAGTGGGCCACTTGGACCTCCTGGTAGATTCGGTGCGCCATACTCGTCTGTTTCGTCGTCGACTTTGTTGCTTGACAGTTCAGGAGTTGGGAATCAAGCAGTGCATTCACCTTTCCTGCCGGGAGTCTTTCTACCAGAGCATGTTTCTGGGGGTAGTAGCAACTCTGGAGATGATAGAAGAGGAGCATCTGGCGAGGATAGCAGCAATGGCCGCGGTGGCAGGTCTGGTCCGGGGAATGGTGGGTATCCTTCTGTGTGGTATACAAGAGCTCACCATCTATTCGATAGTTCGCTCCAATCTCAGCCATTGCCTACATCCCAAGAATATGCTCAAG ATGGACAGGTTACAAATGACTTGGCAACTAGCAATGCCCCTTTAATTTTGAGGAAGGATGTGGCAACACAAACTAGCCCTGACCTTAGCAGATCCTCTTCTCCCAACACCAGGCCTTCATTTTCTCGTACACTATCGGTACAACAAGTCAAAGAAATGGGGAGCTGTTTCTCTAAGCTTGAAATCAAGGATGTGCAGATGGATGATCGGGTCACACTGACAAGGTGGTCCAAGAAGCATGTATCACGAGGCTCTGACAAGAACTCAACAAATATTATAGAGTGGAAGAGAAAGACAATGGAATCTAAATCCTCCACCTGGGAAGTAACAGAAACTGCAAAGTGTATATCAAA GATTGACGCAGAGGAAGCAAAACTGACAGCATGGGAGAGTATACAAAAAGCCAAAGCGGAGGCAGCAATACAAAAGCTTGTG ATCAAACTTGAAAAGAAGAGATCATATTCACTGGAGAAGATTTTCAACACCCTCAGATCAGCTCATAGGAAAACACAGGTGGTACGCAGTACAACAACCGCAAAACATGATCAGCAGATCTCCAGGACTGTCAAAAGGACATCACACCTGAACAAGAATGGCCAAATGAGTTCGCTGAGTGGATGCTTCACTTGCCAAGCTTTCTAG